One genomic window of Polyangium aurulentum includes the following:
- a CDS encoding OmpA family protein — MVARRITLAALPCLLALAAGCGGGAVPEPATEATPSSESADEAKPSPADEAPAPAKAAEEPAPTSEAPPPAPAAEPPPAAAQGPVPDCEPKGGKSAAKGPKLELSVDRSKVDLEGHQLEVKLTRPACKVVLKVIGESGNVLANVTQGFDGMPAGTALTVGWKPSSAETVSRIEVWGHDTQGYYVGVAITPWNVKIPHEEVNFETDSDAIRPSEVPKLEASLEKIKEVISKHKDLGNIALYIAGHTDTVGGADHNLNLSRRRARSIAAWFRSHGLKMPISYEGLGEHSPLVKTADETAESRNRRVDYILSLDPPRLPSGSVGFGWKGL; from the coding sequence ATGGTCGCCCGTCGAATCACCCTCGCCGCGCTCCCCTGCCTGCTCGCGCTCGCCGCCGGCTGTGGCGGAGGCGCCGTCCCCGAGCCCGCAACCGAAGCCACGCCGAGCAGCGAGAGCGCGGACGAAGCAAAGCCCTCCCCCGCGGACGAGGCGCCCGCCCCCGCAAAGGCTGCGGAAGAGCCCGCGCCGACGAGCGAGGCGCCGCCCCCCGCGCCCGCCGCCGAGCCCCCGCCCGCCGCTGCACAGGGGCCTGTTCCCGACTGCGAGCCGAAGGGCGGTAAGAGCGCCGCGAAGGGGCCCAAGCTCGAGCTGTCGGTCGACAGGTCCAAGGTCGATCTCGAAGGGCATCAGCTCGAGGTCAAGCTCACGCGGCCGGCGTGCAAGGTGGTGCTCAAGGTCATCGGCGAATCGGGAAACGTGCTGGCGAACGTGACGCAGGGCTTCGACGGGATGCCCGCCGGCACGGCGCTCACCGTGGGCTGGAAGCCCTCGAGCGCCGAGACCGTGTCGCGAATCGAGGTCTGGGGCCACGACACGCAGGGCTATTACGTGGGCGTCGCGATCACGCCCTGGAACGTGAAGATCCCGCACGAGGAGGTCAATTTCGAGACCGACTCGGACGCGATCCGCCCCTCCGAAGTGCCCAAGCTCGAGGCCAGCCTGGAGAAGATCAAGGAGGTCATCTCCAAGCACAAGGACCTCGGCAATATCGCGCTCTACATCGCCGGTCATACCGACACGGTGGGCGGCGCCGATCACAACCTGAATCTGTCCCGGCGGCGCGCGCGCTCGATCGCGGCGTGGTTCCGCAGCCACGGGCTCAAGATGCCGATCTCCTACGAGGGCCTCGGCGAGCACTCGCCGCTCGTGAAGACGGCGGACGAGACGGCCGAGTCGCGCAATCGGCGCGTCGATTACATCCTCTCGCTCGATCCGCCGCGCCTGCCGTCGGGATCGGTCGGGTTCGGCTGGAAGGGGCTCTGA
- a CDS encoding phosphotransferase family protein, with product MPLAAPSNTRPPRDAHRIDEAALARWLAENVEGCKGGGTATARQFAGGQSNPTYWIGFEGGEAGEQQLVLRKKPPGELLPSAHAVEREYRIMRALASTDVPVPPALALCEDKSIIGTPFFVMRYVPGRIFWDPRLPEVSAPAERRAIYAEYIRALAALHRVDYVAVGLGDYGKIGGFVERQVQRWSKQYEASRTGEVPSMDALMAWLAKNVPARDETTLVHGDYRIDNMIFAPEGQKAQALAIIDWELSTLGHPVSDLAYTCMVYHLALPGRGSLADIDFAATGIPSQDEFVEEYCRLTGRAYIDNWPYFVAFGIFRLAAIAQGVYKRSLQGNASSESAHMYGAAVGLLSDMGCKIAGIRVGG from the coding sequence ATGCCTCTCGCCGCTCCGTCCAACACCCGCCCTCCTCGCGACGCTCACCGTATCGACGAAGCCGCGCTTGCGCGCTGGCTGGCCGAGAATGTCGAGGGCTGCAAGGGCGGGGGAACGGCCACCGCGCGCCAGTTCGCCGGGGGCCAGTCGAACCCGACGTACTGGATCGGCTTCGAGGGCGGCGAGGCGGGAGAGCAACAGCTCGTGCTGCGCAAGAAGCCCCCGGGCGAGCTTTTGCCGTCGGCGCACGCGGTCGAGCGCGAGTATCGCATCATGCGCGCGCTCGCCTCGACGGACGTGCCCGTCCCGCCCGCGCTCGCGCTGTGCGAGGACAAGTCGATCATCGGCACGCCCTTCTTCGTGATGCGCTACGTCCCCGGCCGCATCTTCTGGGATCCGCGCCTGCCCGAGGTCTCCGCGCCCGCCGAGCGGCGCGCGATTTACGCCGAGTACATCCGCGCCCTCGCCGCCCTGCACCGCGTCGATTACGTGGCCGTGGGCCTCGGCGATTACGGCAAAATCGGCGGCTTCGTCGAGCGCCAGGTGCAGCGTTGGTCGAAGCAATACGAGGCTTCGCGCACGGGCGAGGTCCCCTCGATGGACGCGCTCATGGCCTGGCTCGCGAAGAACGTCCCCGCGCGCGACGAGACCACGCTCGTGCACGGCGATTATCGCATCGACAACATGATCTTCGCGCCGGAGGGCCAGAAGGCGCAGGCGCTCGCGATCATCGACTGGGAGCTGTCGACGCTCGGCCACCCGGTGAGCGACCTGGCGTATACGTGCATGGTGTATCACCTGGCCTTGCCGGGTCGAGGCAGCCTGGCGGACATCGATTTCGCTGCGACGGGCATTCCGAGCCAGGACGAGTTCGTCGAGGAATATTGCCGGCTGACGGGCCGGGCCTACATCGACAACTGGCCCTACTTCGTGGCCTTCGGCATCTTCCGCCTGGCCGCGATCGCGCAGGGCGTCTACAAGCGCAGCCTCCAGGGCAACGCGAGCTCGGAGAGCGCCCATATGTACGGCGCCGCGGTCGGGCTGCTCTCGGACATGGGATGCAAGATCGCGGGTATCCGGGTGGGGGGATGA
- a CDS encoding acyl-CoA carboxylase subunit beta has translation MSNSDKLDELARRKAAAEAMGGAEKIEQRHARGALTARERVERFLDAGSFFELGKLACSDVPGFEERTPADGKVCGFGAIDGRKVAISADDATILAGSGGRVGTRKANQLAQLAIEKGFPLLHLGDAGGARIPDIQGSDGLASMTAKTPALRRLRRVPMVTVILGDSFGAPTWSAAFSDFVVQQKGSCMAVSGPRVLEIATGEKVTPEELGGWEVHARTTGLADRAGDTEEACFAIAREFLSFLPGSASELPPRRPSAEDPWPRQSRLRTILPDSPRKAYDMGKIIATLVDDERFFPLKPDFDRSVITCLARLDGHPVGIIASQPMGSAGAMGPDGCDKCASFIALCDSFHIPLIFLHDTPGFFVGKDAEHRRMPGKIINFLEALALSTVPKVSIVVRKSYGMAFSNMAGTGMGADFLFAWPTADISFMAPEAAANVVHYRRIAASADPEAERARAVDELRLASEPWRAAGLYQLDDVIDPADTRRVLIQSLELARGTSGGRSERLLAAWPTSF, from the coding sequence ATGAGCAATTCGGACAAACTCGACGAGCTCGCGCGGCGCAAGGCGGCTGCGGAGGCGATGGGCGGGGCCGAGAAAATCGAGCAGCGGCACGCCCGCGGAGCCCTCACGGCCCGGGAGCGCGTCGAGCGATTCCTCGACGCGGGCTCGTTCTTCGAGCTCGGAAAGCTCGCCTGCTCGGACGTGCCGGGGTTCGAGGAGCGCACGCCCGCCGACGGCAAGGTGTGCGGCTTCGGCGCAATCGACGGGCGCAAGGTGGCGATCAGCGCCGACGACGCCACGATCCTCGCCGGCTCTGGCGGCCGGGTGGGCACGCGCAAGGCAAACCAGCTCGCCCAGCTCGCGATCGAGAAAGGCTTTCCGCTCCTGCACCTCGGCGACGCCGGCGGGGCGCGCATCCCCGATATTCAAGGCTCCGACGGCCTCGCGTCGATGACCGCGAAGACGCCCGCCCTGCGCCGCCTGCGCCGCGTCCCCATGGTCACCGTCATCCTCGGCGACTCCTTCGGCGCGCCCACGTGGTCGGCGGCCTTCTCCGATTTCGTCGTGCAGCAAAAAGGCTCGTGCATGGCCGTCTCCGGGCCGCGCGTGCTCGAGATCGCGACGGGCGAGAAGGTCACGCCCGAGGAGCTCGGAGGCTGGGAGGTCCACGCCCGCACGACGGGCCTCGCCGACCGCGCAGGCGACACCGAGGAGGCGTGCTTTGCGATTGCGCGCGAATTCCTCTCCTTCTTGCCGGGCTCCGCGAGCGAGCTGCCGCCCCGGCGCCCGAGCGCCGAGGATCCGTGGCCGCGCCAGAGCCGGTTGCGCACGATCCTGCCCGACTCGCCGCGCAAGGCGTACGACATGGGCAAGATCATCGCGACGCTGGTCGACGACGAGCGGTTCTTCCCTCTGAAACCCGATTTCGATCGCAGCGTCATCACCTGCCTCGCGCGCCTCGACGGCCACCCGGTGGGCATCATCGCGAGCCAGCCCATGGGCTCGGCGGGCGCGATGGGCCCGGACGGGTGCGACAAATGCGCGAGCTTCATCGCCCTCTGCGACAGCTTCCACATTCCGCTGATTTTCTTGCACGATACGCCCGGCTTCTTCGTGGGCAAGGACGCCGAGCACCGGCGCATGCCCGGGAAGATCATCAATTTCCTCGAAGCGCTCGCGCTCTCGACCGTGCCGAAGGTCTCGATCGTCGTACGCAAATCCTACGGCATGGCATTCTCGAACATGGCGGGCACGGGCATGGGCGCCGATTTTCTGTTCGCGTGGCCGACGGCGGACATCAGCTTCATGGCGCCGGAGGCGGCCGCGAATGTCGTGCATTACCGCCGCATCGCCGCGAGCGCCGACCCCGAGGCCGAGCGCGCGCGGGCGGTGGACGAGCTGCGCCTCGCGAGCGAGCCCTGGCGGGCGGCGGGCCTGTACCAGCTCGACGACGTCATCGACCCGGCCGACACGCGCCGCGTGCTCATCCAATCGCTCGAGCTCGCGCGGGGCACGAGCGGCGGCAGGAGCGAGCGGCTGCTCGCGGCGTGGCCGACCAGCTTTTGA